From the genome of Scytonema hofmannii PCC 7110, one region includes:
- a CDS encoding ATP-binding protein: protein MSTLQSQTREQLQKYVLERGKREESLFKLAEDNHKILKQALLKRLENLGNQDPRDRFNQLFYLWSDGTRRNFLENQPVKQFDSEQYPSVFIGKQVPNTADIRRRMLVFYELTKSYGPAWRNRFVDTYIMGPENFVANYWPTVPWGIEAKADIFMPNEEYFYVSDKKHNTVRETVWTGLYFDTVPKLWMVSVETPVDDRLGNHIATIGHDIILNELMERTVNEHLHGTYNLIFRSDGRLIVHPDYMPQIQKKLGQFNILESGDAHLQRIFHAVKTLRSQTLVIDNSNDNEYLAVTRLDGPNWYFVTVYPKSLLTEIAASNARFVLNVGLIALLLEILLLFSVLYKQVTIPLNKLLIATDRVSEGNFEIDLNTKLPNELGHLATSFTSMASQLHESFMLLEKSNEELEVRVQHRTAELSQVLQDLQQTQSQLIQTEKMSSLGQLVAGVAHEINNPVNFIYGNLTHVNSYTHDLLQLIDLYQQQYPYSTATIQTAVKAIDLEFLKQDFPKLLSSMKVGTERIQRIVQSLRNFSRLDEAEFKAVDVHEGIESTLLILQNRLKAQPNLDGIEVIKDYGQLPLVECYPGQLNQVFMNLLLNAIDALEASTFNQQPSINHKLQQKTNPAICIVTQVLADNTISIHIIDNGSGMDEKVQAKLFDPFFTTKPVGKGTGLGLSISYQIVVGNHNGKLYFHSALRQGTEFVIEIPVHQPGHNHP, encoded by the coding sequence ATGTCAACACTGCAATCCCAAACCCGCGAACAACTACAAAAGTATGTTCTGGAACGAGGCAAGCGAGAAGAAAGCCTGTTTAAACTAGCAGAAGATAATCATAAAATACTGAAACAAGCATTATTAAAACGACTAGAAAACTTGGGGAATCAAGACCCACGCGATCGATTTAACCAGTTATTCTACTTATGGTCTGATGGTACAAGACGTAACTTTCTAGAGAACCAGCCTGTCAAACAGTTCGATAGCGAGCAGTATCCCTCTGTCTTCATCGGAAAACAAGTCCCGAACACGGCGGACATTCGTCGCCGGATGCTGGTTTTTTATGAATTGACAAAAAGTTATGGGCCAGCCTGGAGGAATCGTTTTGTCGATACCTATATTATGGGACCCGAAAACTTTGTGGCCAATTACTGGCCGACTGTGCCTTGGGGAATAGAGGCGAAGGCGGATATATTCATGCCCAATGAGGAGTATTTTTACGTTTCTGACAAAAAACACAATACTGTCAGAGAAACCGTATGGACAGGTCTTTATTTTGATACTGTGCCAAAACTTTGGATGGTTTCTGTCGAAACACCAGTAGACGATCGCCTTGGCAATCACATTGCCACCATCGGGCATGATATTATTCTCAATGAGTTAATGGAACGCACCGTCAACGAGCATCTACATGGAACGTATAACCTGATTTTTCGCAGCGATGGGCGTTTGATTGTTCATCCCGATTATATGCCTCAGATTCAGAAAAAGCTGGGACAGTTCAACATCCTGGAGTCAGGTGACGCACATTTGCAGCGGATTTTTCATGCGGTCAAAACTCTGCGATCGCAGACACTGGTGATTGATAATTCCAATGACAATGAATATCTGGCTGTAACCAGACTGGATGGTCCTAATTGGTATTTTGTGACTGTCTACCCCAAATCGCTGTTAACAGAAATTGCAGCTAGTAACGCCCGTTTTGTTCTCAATGTAGGATTAATTGCCCTGCTACTGGAAATCTTGTTGTTGTTTTCTGTCCTGTACAAGCAAGTTACAATTCCCTTAAATAAACTACTTATTGCCACTGATCGGGTTTCGGAAGGAAATTTTGAGATCGATCTAAATACTAAGCTACCTAACGAATTGGGTCACTTGGCAACTTCTTTTACCAGCATGGCTAGTCAACTGCATGAGTCTTTTATGCTATTGGAGAAAAGCAATGAAGAACTGGAAGTTCGAGTTCAACATCGAACAGCCGAATTATCTCAAGTCCTTCAGGATTTGCAACAAACTCAGTCTCAATTAATCCAAACTGAAAAAATGTCAAGCTTAGGACAGCTAGTCGCAGGTGTTGCTCACGAAATTAATAATCCAGTCAACTTTATTTACGGCAATCTGACTCATGTTAACAGCTACACTCACGATTTACTGCAATTAATCGACCTTTACCAACAACAATATCCCTATTCGACAGCAACAATCCAAACTGCAGTGAAAGCCATTGACTTGGAATTTCTCAAACAAGACTTTCCCAAACTGCTCAGTTCCATGAAAGTAGGAACAGAACGCATCCAGAGAATCGTACAATCGCTACGCAACTTCTCACGTTTGGATGAAGCTGAGTTTAAAGCAGTAGACGTGCATGAGGGGATCGAAAGTACGCTGCTTATCCTGCAAAACCGCCTTAAAGCACAACCAAACTTGGATGGAATCGAAGTCATTAAAGATTACGGTCAGTTACCCCTGGTTGAGTGTTACCCAGGCCAGCTGAATCAGGTTTTCATGAATCTTTTGTTAAATGCGATCGATGCATTAGAAGCGTCAACATTCAACCAACAACCTTCAATTAATCACAAATTACAACAAAAAACCAATCCCGCAATTTGTATTGTTACGCAAGTCTTGGCAGACAATACCATCTCAATTCACATTATTGATAACGGCTCAGGAATGGATGAAAAAGTACAAGCGAAGTTATTTGACCCCTTCTTTACCACCAAACCAGTCGGCAAAGGAACTGGCTTAGGCTTATCCATTAGTTATCAAATTGTAGTGGGCAATCACAATGGCAAGCTGTACTTTCATTCTGCACTAAGACAGGGAACTGAGTTTGTCATAGAAATTCCAGTTCATCAGCCCGGTCATAACCATCCGTGA
- the selD gene encoding selenide, water dikinase SelD yields the protein MIRLTQYSHGGGCGCKIAPAQLQEILRQVPLNQGLEQLLVGTQTSDDAAVYQLNDNQALVLTTDFFMPIVDEPVDFGRIAATNALSDVYAMGGKPILALAVLGMPINTLPMEAIRGIMLGGAAVCQEAGIPLAGGHSIDSPEPIFGLVAAGLVHPMSVRRNATAKPKDKLILTKPLGIGVMTTALKKGQLTPDAYESVLKVMTQLNKVGATLATHPDVHAMTDITGFGLLGHLLEICRGSEIGAKISFSQIPILPEAKALASQGIFPGAAQRNWDSYQSEIKQVGLSDSLAQWETLLLADPQTSGGLLLSVAPESAPGILEQLVAEGYGFSAVIGECTAGEVGIEVSHQ from the coding sequence ATGATTCGCCTCACTCAGTACTCTCATGGTGGTGGCTGTGGCTGCAAGATTGCTCCTGCCCAATTGCAGGAAATCTTACGCCAAGTTCCCTTAAATCAAGGGTTGGAGCAACTGCTAGTAGGGACTCAAACGAGTGATGATGCAGCAGTTTATCAACTAAATGATAACCAAGCCCTAGTATTGACAACAGATTTTTTCATGCCCATTGTTGATGAGCCAGTAGATTTTGGACGAATTGCAGCGACAAACGCTTTGTCTGATGTCTACGCCATGGGTGGAAAGCCAATTTTAGCCTTAGCAGTGTTAGGCATGCCAATCAACACTCTACCGATGGAAGCAATTCGAGGTATTATGTTGGGTGGGGCAGCTGTTTGTCAGGAAGCGGGGATTCCTCTTGCAGGCGGGCATTCTATTGATTCCCCGGAACCAATTTTCGGTTTGGTTGCTGCTGGATTAGTTCATCCAATGTCTGTGCGACGAAATGCAACTGCAAAACCAAAAGACAAGCTCATTTTGACGAAGCCTTTGGGGATTGGAGTCATGACGACAGCGCTGAAAAAAGGTCAATTGACACCAGATGCTTACGAATCAGTTCTCAAGGTAATGACACAGTTAAATAAAGTGGGAGCAACTTTAGCAACTCATCCTGATGTTCACGCCATGACTGATATTACGGGATTTGGGCTGCTGGGTCATTTACTAGAGATTTGCCGAGGTAGTGAAATAGGAGCAAAAATCTCATTTTCTCAGATTCCAATTTTACCAGAAGCTAAAGCTTTAGCATCGCAAGGTATTTTTCCAGGTGCTGCACAACGCAACTGGGACAGCTATCAGTCTGAAATTAAGCAAGTGGGGTTAAGTGATTCCTTGGCTCAATGGGAAACTTTACTGCTAGCAGATCCTCAAACTAGTGGCGGTTTGTTGCTTTCTGTAGCACCAGAAAGCGCTCCTGGTATTTTAGAACAACTCGTAGCTGAGGGATATGGGTTTTCTGCGGTTATTGGTGAATGTACAGCAGGAGAGGTAGGAATCGAAGTCAGTCACCAGTGA
- a CDS encoding PLP-dependent aminotransferase family protein, whose translation MKIWLERESAKPIYLQIRDRISRLIKSGVLQPGDRLPSIRSLAESLQVNKLTIIEAYNVLEADGIISARQGSGYFVNCVNRSSANLKSTFAPVQNVIIPEQGRSSFFDMYTATVEAQAQPGIVNFGCGFPHPPKDIDLIARRALRQTPDGLFKYDLPQGQLTLRRQIAQMLIQQGMEVTAEDLIVTNGSEQGLSLALHYYLQPGDWVIVETPTYFGALASLENLGAKIIGIPMTAQGMNLDLLEKYLKSHRPKLIYTISALHNPTGITTTQAHRQELLALAEKYECPILEDNAYEGLTFESAPAPIKAFDKQDLVIYLGTFSKTLMPGLRVGYMVVTGKHFHNILERKLLHDLHTSTISQAIVSEYLASGHLRRHLNRLRTENLHTRDAMLAALERYFPQEARWTVPKGGLFLWVQLPEHTPIQTIRIEALSQNVLVPCHSVFFPDRKGYPAMRLTFTPSPEEIEQGISVLGKLLKKYLCAKIAS comes from the coding sequence ATGAAGATTTGGTTGGAACGGGAATCAGCTAAACCCATTTATTTGCAAATACGCGATCGCATCAGTCGTCTGATCAAATCTGGTGTACTTCAACCAGGCGATCGTCTTCCTTCCATCCGCTCGCTAGCGGAAAGTTTGCAAGTCAATAAACTCACGATTATTGAGGCTTATAACGTTTTAGAGGCAGATGGAATTATTTCCGCCCGTCAGGGTTCGGGGTACTTTGTGAATTGTGTCAATCGTTCCTCTGCCAACTTAAAATCAACATTTGCGCCCGTGCAAAATGTCATCATTCCAGAGCAGGGCAGAAGCAGTTTTTTTGATATGTATACGGCTACAGTAGAAGCCCAGGCGCAGCCAGGAATAGTTAACTTTGGTTGTGGTTTTCCTCATCCACCAAAAGATATAGATTTAATTGCAAGACGAGCATTAAGACAAACTCCTGATGGCTTATTCAAATATGACTTGCCTCAAGGACAGCTTACCCTTCGCAGGCAAATTGCTCAGATGCTAATACAGCAAGGAATGGAGGTGACAGCAGAAGATTTAATCGTTACCAATGGTTCAGAGCAAGGGCTATCATTAGCGTTGCACTATTATTTACAGCCAGGAGATTGGGTAATTGTAGAAACTCCCACTTATTTTGGCGCTCTTGCGAGTTTGGAAAACTTGGGAGCTAAAATCATCGGTATTCCCATGACTGCTCAAGGAATGAATTTAGATTTACTGGAGAAATATCTCAAGAGCCATCGTCCAAAACTCATATATACAATTAGTGCTCTGCACAATCCCACAGGAATTACAACAACACAAGCACACCGACAAGAATTGCTAGCGTTAGCAGAGAAATATGAGTGTCCAATTTTAGAAGATAACGCTTATGAAGGATTGACTTTTGAATCGGCTCCTGCACCAATCAAAGCTTTTGATAAACAGGATTTAGTTATATATTTAGGAACATTTTCTAAAACTTTAATGCCTGGATTAAGAGTCGGTTACATGGTTGTGACAGGCAAGCATTTTCATAATATTCTGGAACGAAAGTTACTTCATGACCTTCATACGTCCACTATTTCTCAAGCAATTGTTAGCGAATATTTGGCTTCAGGACATCTCCGCCGTCACCTCAATCGACTGCGGACAGAAAACCTCCACACTCGCGATGCTATGCTAGCAGCATTAGAGCGTTATTTTCCCCAAGAAGCCAGGTGGACAGTACCCAAGGGAGGGTTATTTCTCTGGGTACAATTGCCAGAACATACTCCCATTCAAACAATACGCATTGAAGCTTTATCTCAAAACGTCCTAGTTCCCTGTCATTCGGTGTTTTTTCCAGATAGGAAAGGGTATCCAGCTATGCGGTTAACTTTTACTCCTTCTCCAGAAGAAATTGAGCAAGGTATCTCTGTTTTGGGTAAATTATTGAAGAAATATCTTTGTGCAAAAATTGCCAGTTGA
- a CDS encoding TMEM175 family protein, protein MGKGRLEAFSDGVIAIIITIMVLELKIPHGESWAALRPLIPIFLSYVLSFIYLGIYWNNHHHLLQAVRHVNGRILWANLHLLFWLSLIPFVTGWMGENHFAALPVALYGVVLLLAAVAYFVLTRSLIAHHGKDSALATAVGEDFKGKVSVVLYALAILLSFVNSWLACGLYVLVAVLWLIPDRRIEKTLSAN, encoded by the coding sequence ATGGGGAAAGGGAGATTAGAAGCATTCAGCGATGGAGTGATTGCTATTATCATCACCATTATGGTGCTGGAATTGAAGATTCCGCACGGAGAAAGTTGGGCAGCGTTGCGTCCTCTGATTCCAATATTTCTGAGCTACGTGCTGAGTTTTATTTATCTCGGCATCTATTGGAACAATCACCACCATCTGTTACAGGCAGTCCGTCACGTTAATGGTCGTATTCTATGGGCTAACCTACATTTGCTGTTCTGGTTATCGCTCATTCCTTTTGTCACTGGATGGATGGGCGAAAACCATTTTGCTGCCTTGCCTGTTGCTCTTTATGGAGTTGTCTTACTGCTTGCTGCCGTCGCCTACTTCGTCCTGACCCGATCTCTTATTGCTCACCACGGAAAAGATTCTGCTCTAGCCACTGCAGTCGGTGAAGACTTTAAGGGAAAAGTATCAGTAGTACTCTATGCACTAGCAATTCTACTTTCCTTTGTCAACTCTTGGTTGGCTTGTGGGTTGTACGTTCTGGTTGCGGTCTTGTGGCTCATTCCAGACCGTCGTATTGAGAAGACTCTGAGCGCTAATTGA